Proteins encoded together in one Lathamus discolor isolate bLatDis1 chromosome 3, bLatDis1.hap1, whole genome shotgun sequence window:
- the LOC136010002 gene encoding uncharacterized protein LOC136010002, whose protein sequence is MALLRLSQLLDAAIAAPDAESVNFRALRNLLQAMLGHLGLQDRSPRGLEQPAERDRARTPAAGQQPQQAGEQLPAKDPLQATAGGSEADVAADVGQPVQRVEGDESSGSEDTAVYQALLEEISQMKEAQSRMQGEIRVIQEALGLGNRQDAAGQLPGLCNPRTLASDVQMLKERLGLYPDPEEVSNMVHWDVLEDCLVGSKGERGRDGGRPRGEQEEEDLSATTKSPTSDVDTPHGASSEPGARESSAGLKDSGAALTAPEQQAGVPSDRRRDASTRAMMQTASGDVQTTSLGTQPTEPESTGTQTTRLGTQPESTTTQTASVGTQPTEPESTGTQTTRLGTQPESTTTQTASLGTQPTEPESMDTRTTSLGTQPESTTTQTTSLGTQPREPESTGTQTTRLGTQLESTTTQTASLGTQPTEPESMDTRTTSLGTQPESTTTQTTSLGTQPTEPESTGTQTTRLGTQPESATTQTASLGTQPESTDTQTTRLGTQPESTVAQTTTSGEQLSTQLVGAGALAAGTLLPTAQGLEIPLDADPRATSHVQELALPSGSSSAYHNAYRCYAETVEAVKQIGQLRHLYAALKEQVAQLEASRLERTELEKLRLLLQEAGQESVANTLGDLQAQVSSVQGLARELQGLSRELQGEKGKIRKLESALGKLEAARASWQMDLSDQLSLLSGSTPQEEKRDMKDLSEQQQISKAALDQVVSQTAEGEQEQLEEVRAMESTGQEEAVCPMCSSDTSTRLGKLLRRYEKLQGLVESLMSRKKTGKVVRQLPGKSQDEEALKRIQAAILQMQGEYEQLNSVTGSLLDDSRQQQKDIEGLLQSVERLEKEKADKEDLELGMDEKADKGALESRVSRAQFEASLELLKERNQEVLSRVTGQEQGLHEVQQQLREEMASKLDRLELGPFQQELEEHWKSSLEQLKEMAPPMEADDAAGIRKQLLVDFQCLSCDRQLSMRVPGSPIPPIPPFPPLVPHVTGRSQPVLKTEQTHREPMAACRYPTVPRQCGGQHTLTGPLQRSLRLPLVQPSTPQALQPSTLLPSKDKVELLGQDSRRAGPCPSAPGTTGPLERRSASSHSHLLQEHQPHPPLQPRRMDAATRQPGRPAGHRLNPIARAPQQARGSSSQQQQ, encoded by the exons ATGGCTCTGCTCCGCTTGAGCCAGTTGCTGGACGCCGCCATCGCGGCGCCCGATGCCGAGAGCGTGAACTTCCGAGCGCTGCGCAACCTGCTGCAGGCCATGCTGGGGCACCTGGGCCTGCAGGACCGCTCCccccggggcttggagcagcctgcggAGCGGGACAGGGCAAGGACCCCGGCCGCGgggcagcagccgcagcaggCGGGTGAGCAGCTGCCTGCGAAGGACCCGCTGCAGGCCACCGCCGGCGGCTCCGAAGCTGATGTGGCTGCCGACGTGGGGCAGCCGGTGCAGAGGGTGGAAGGCGACGAGAGCAGCGGCTCTGAG GACACGGCTGTCTACCAGGCTCTCCTGGAGGAGATCAGCCAGATGAAGGAGGCGCAGTCCCGCATGCAAGGCGAAATCCGCGTGATCCAGGAGGCGCTTGGCttg GGGAACCGCCAGGATGCTGCCGGCCAGCTGCCAGGCCTCTGCAACCCAAGGACTCTGGCCAGTGATGTG caaatgctgaaggaaaggctgGGCCTGTACCCGGACCCGGAGGAGGTCAGCAACATGGTGCACTGGGACGTGCTGGAGGATTGCCTGGTGGGCAGCAAAGGAGAACGAGGTAGAGATGGAGGAAGACCCAGAGGAGAACAGGAAGAAGAAGACCTGTCTGCCACCACCAAGTCTCCCACTTCAGATGTGGACACCCCACATGGGGCAAGCTCAGAGCCGGGAGCTAGAGAGAGCTCAGCGGGGCTGAAGGATTCAGGGGCAGCTCTAACGGCTCCGGAGCAGCAGGCAGGCGTTCCCTCAGATCGGAGGAGGGATGCTAGCACCAGAGCAATGATGCAGACAGCGTCTGGGGACGTGCAGACCACCAGCCTGGGGACCCAGCCAACAGAGCCAGagtccacgggcacccagaccACCAGGCTGGGGACGCAGCCGGAGTCCACCACCACTCAGACCGCCAGCGTGGGGACCCAGCCAACAGAGCCAGagtccacgggcacccagaccACCAGGCTGGGGACGCAGCCGGAGTCCACCACCACTCAGACCGCCAGCCTGGGGACCCAGCCAACAGAGCCAGAGTCCATGGACACGCGGACCACCAGTCTGGGGACACAGCCGGAGTCCACCACCACTCAGACCACCAGCCTGGGGACCCAGCCAAGAGAGCCTGAGTCCACAGGCACCCAGACCACCAGGCTGGGGACGCAGCTGGAGTCCACCACCACTCAGACCGCCAGCCTGGGGACCCAGCCAACAGAGCCAGAGTCCATGGACACCCGGACCACCAGTCTGGGGACGCAGCCGGAGTCCACCACCACTCAGACCACCAGCCTGGGGACCCAGCCAACAGAGCCAGagtccacgggcacccagaccACCAGGCTGGGGACGCAGCCGGAGTCCGCCACCACTCAGACCGCCAGCCTGGGGACACAGCCAGAGTCCACGGACACCCAGACCACCAGGCTGGGGACACAGCCAGAGTCTACCGTCGCTCAGACCACCACCTCAggggagcagctcagcacacagcTTGTCGGGGCCGGCGCCCTGGCAGCAGGGACTCTCTTGCCAACAGCCCAGGGACTCGAGATCCCACTCGACGCTGATCCCAGGGCCACGTCCCACGTGCAAGAGCTGGCCTTGCCCTCGGGCTCCAGCAGTGCCTACCACAATGCCTACAGGTGCTACGCGGAGACGGTGGAGGCTGTCAAGCAGATTGGGCAGCTCAGACACCTCTATGCTGCCCTGAAGGAGCAGGTGGCCCAGCTAGAAGCCAGCAGGCTGGAGCGGACTGAACTGGAGAAGCTGCGCCTGCTCCTCCAGGAGGCAG GCCAGGAGAGCGTTGCCAACACGCTGGGTGACCTCCAGGCCCAGGTGTCATCCGTGCAGGGCCtggccagggagctgcagggcttgtccagggagctgcagggagagaaggggaag ATCAGGAAGCTGGAGAGCGCCCTTGGCAAACTGGAGGCGGCCAGAGCCAGCTGGCAAATGGATCTGAGCGACCAACTCAGCCTGCTCTCAGG GTCCACACCGCAGGAGGAAAAGCGGGACATGAAGGATctgtcagagcagcagcaaataagCAAGGCTGCACTGGATCAGGTGGTGAGCCAGACGGCCgagggggagcaggagcag ctggaagaggtgAGAGCGATGGAGAGCacggggcaggaggaggcagtaTGCCCCATGTGCAGCAGCGACACGAGCACGCGTTTGGGGAAGCTTCTGCGACGCTATGAGaagctgcaggggctggtggaGTCCCTCATGTCGAGGAAGAAGACGGGCAAGGTGGTGAGGCAGCTGCCAGGGAAGAGCCAG GACGAAGAGGCGCTGAAGCGCATCCAGGCTGCCATCCTGCAGATGCAAGGGGAGTATGAGCAGCTCAACTCTGTCACGGGGAGCCTCCTGGATGACAGTcgccagcagcagaaagataTCGAG ggtCTGTTGCAGTCGgtggagaggctggagaaggagaaggcagaCAAGGAGGACCTGGAGCTGGGAATGGATGAG AAAGCAGACAAAGGTGCCTTGGAAAGCAGAGTCAGCCGCGCCCAATTTGAggccagcctggagctgctgaaggagagaaacCAGGAGGTGCTGAGCCGGGTGACGggccaggagcaggggctgcacgaggtccagcagcagctgcggGAGGAGATGGCCTCCAAG ctGGATCGCCTGGAGCTGGGGCCATTCCAGCAAGAGCTGGAGGAACACTGGAAGAGCAGCCTTGAGCAGCTCAAGGAAATGGCACCACCAATGGAAGCTGACGATGCAGCCGGGATTAGGAA gcagctgctggtggaTTTCCAGTGCCTGTCTTGTGACAGGCAGCTCAGCATGCGGGTGCCTGGCTC GCCTATCCCGCCCATCCCGCCCTTTCCACCGCTGGTCCCTCACGTCACTGGACGATCCCAGCCCGTTCTGAAGACGGAGCAAACCCACAG GGAGCCGATGGCTGCATGCAGGTACCCCACCGTGCCACGGCAGTGTGGGGGCCAGCATACCCTCACAGGCCCGCTGCAGCGCAGCCTGCGCCTCCcgcttgtccagcccagcacccCACAGGCACTCCAGCCAtccaccctgctccccagcaag gacaAGGTAGAGCTGTTGGGGCAGGACAGCCGCAGGGCTGGCCCCTGCCCCTCGGCCCCAGGCACCACTGGCCCACTGGAACGAAGGTCAGCCTCATCCCACAGCCACCTTCTCCAGGAACACCAGCCCCACCCGCCCCTCCAGCCCCGCAGGATGGATGCAGCAACGCGGCAGCCGGGCAGGCCTGCGGGTCACCGGCTGAATCCCATTGCCCGGGCACCCCAGCAGGCGCGAGGAAgtagctcccagcagcagcaataa